In one Alphaproteobacteria bacterium genomic region, the following are encoded:
- a CDS encoding TerB family tellurite resistance protein has translation MLNKIVDFFKSEAQSHKSGQHDERELHIAAAAMLIEAAMTDGQVDSVERERIGVLIERHFGVSRTDVEQILVESEAKAEAAVDIYSFLRVVNEHFDHDERIALVEMLWDVVYADGELHDHEANLIRRVSSMLGLTDIESGEARKRVLARRENGVEDSDALHPVGNSG, from the coding sequence ATGCTGAACAAGATAGTCGATTTCTTCAAATCCGAGGCCCAGAGTCACAAAAGCGGCCAACATGACGAACGCGAGCTTCACATCGCGGCGGCGGCCATGCTGATCGAGGCCGCAATGACGGACGGCCAGGTGGATTCGGTCGAACGTGAGCGCATCGGCGTGCTGATCGAGCGTCATTTCGGTGTCTCGCGCACCGATGTCGAGCAAATTCTGGTCGAGAGCGAGGCCAAGGCCGAAGCCGCGGTGGACATCTATTCCTTCCTGCGTGTCGTCAACGAGCATTTCGACCATGACGAACGCATCGCGCTGGTTGAGATGTTGTGGGACGTGGTCTACGCGGACGGCGAACTGCATGACCACGAGGCCAATCTGATCCGGCGCGTGTCCAGCATGCTGGGCCTGACCGATATCGAAAGCGGCGAAGCCCGGAAGCGGGTCCTGGCACGGCGGGAGAATGGCGTGGAGGATTCCGATGCCCTTCACCCGGTCGGCAATTCCGGCTGA
- a CDS encoding ParB N-terminal domain-containing protein yields the protein MIEKQTMTGASETLELLSSKLKNTNEPMSLPNRLEFGLIDLHPDLFQPRHEVLDEHHVQELARTIKRQGDLDPILLLPVGQRGVVIDGHHRLEAYKLACVTNTVPVNWFCGSVEEAVLEAGRINSKVRLVMGTQERMNYAWRLVLLDRYTKPEMMEASGASDGQLGKMRRLKRELGDAAYDFTVWQEALNHHQMNSRKPMDDDEREAYLEALANEYADRLHKAFGTILGQNPEVAARALAFHLGRRLEDVVKELLHYVSEDAMEENEDF from the coding sequence GTGATCGAGAAGCAAACCATGACCGGCGCCTCAGAAACCCTTGAGCTTCTTTCCAGCAAACTGAAAAACACCAACGAGCCCATGAGCCTGCCCAACCGGCTCGAATTCGGACTGATCGACCTTCACCCGGACCTCTTCCAGCCTCGACACGAGGTCTTGGATGAGCATCACGTACAAGAGTTGGCTCGGACGATTAAGAGGCAGGGTGACCTTGATCCCATCCTCTTGCTACCTGTGGGTCAGCGGGGCGTGGTGATAGATGGACATCATCGGTTGGAGGCTTACAAACTCGCCTGTGTGACCAACACTGTCCCGGTGAACTGGTTCTGTGGGTCAGTGGAAGAGGCCGTCCTGGAAGCTGGGCGGATCAACAGCAAGGTGCGTCTGGTGATGGGCACACAAGAGCGCATGAACTACGCTTGGCGACTTGTGCTCCTCGATAGGTACACCAAGCCTGAAATGATGGAAGCATCCGGCGCTTCGGATGGGCAACTCGGCAAGATGCGCCGTTTGAAGCGCGAACTGGGCGACGCCGCCTATGATTTCACCGTATGGCAAGAAGCCCTGAACCACCATCAGATGAACAGCCGGAAGCCAATGGATGACGATGAGAGGGAGGCATACCTGGAGGCTCTGGCGAACGAATACGCCGACCGCTTGCACAAGGCTTTTGGAACCATACTCGGGCAAAACCCAGAGGTTGCCGCAAGAGCCCTCGCGTTTCACTTGGGGCGACGGCTTGAGGACGTGGTAAAGGAACTACTGCACTACGTCAGCGAGGATGCAATGGAAGAAAACGAGGATTTTTGA
- a CDS encoding cyclic nucleotide-binding domain-containing protein, with protein MSDMSKSPFERRAFGSGSILFKEGQEGNEAYLIESGRVEIAKRGRTDRRVPLGVLGRGELVGEMALISGQARIASAVALSDVTVIVIPRSDFESRITAMDPVMSRVLQTLTRKLRDMSEQHVDEVVKIR; from the coding sequence ATGAGCGATATGTCGAAATCACCCTTCGAGCGACGCGCCTTCGGCAGCGGGTCCATCCTGTTCAAGGAAGGGCAGGAAGGGAACGAGGCCTACCTGATTGAAAGCGGTCGGGTGGAAATCGCCAAGCGCGGCCGCACCGACCGGCGGGTTCCGCTCGGCGTGCTGGGGCGAGGCGAGTTGGTCGGCGAAATGGCATTGATTTCGGGCCAGGCGCGCATCGCCTCGGCCGTGGCCCTGAGCGACGTCACCGTGATCGTCATCCCGCGCAGCGATTTCGAATCCCGGATCACCGCCATGGACCCGGTCATGTCCCGGGTTCTCCAGACCCTGACCCGGAAACTGCGCGACATGTCAGAGCAACATGTCGACGAAGTGGTCAAAATCCGTTGA
- a CDS encoding alpha-ketoglutarate-dependent dioxygenase AlkB, translating to MIDGFKLHAGFFDRTAQEDLVAAVRRCLIEAPLYTPVMPRSGKAFSVRMSNAGALGWVSDRTGGYRYQAHHPVTDRPWPSIPEPLLEAWAELSGYRAPPEACLINWYAPGARMGLHRDSDEAARDAPVLSVSLGDTAIFRLGPARKGAKTGSVRLSSGDVALLTGPARESRHGVDRILPGTSTLLDAPGRINLTLRRVTVP from the coding sequence ATGATCGACGGGTTCAAACTGCATGCGGGGTTTTTCGACCGCACCGCCCAGGAAGATCTGGTCGCGGCCGTTCGCCGCTGCCTGATCGAGGCACCGCTCTATACGCCCGTCATGCCGCGATCCGGCAAGGCATTCAGCGTGAGGATGAGCAATGCCGGCGCCCTCGGCTGGGTCTCCGACCGGACGGGCGGCTATCGCTATCAGGCGCATCATCCGGTGACGGACCGGCCCTGGCCGTCGATCCCCGAACCGTTGCTGGAGGCCTGGGCGGAACTTTCCGGTTATCGCGCGCCGCCGGAAGCCTGCCTGATCAACTGGTATGCGCCGGGTGCCCGGATGGGACTGCACCGGGACAGCGACGAGGCGGCGCGCGATGCGCCGGTCCTGTCGGTTTCCCTGGGTGACACGGCAATCTTCCGTCTCGGCCCGGCCCGAAAGGGGGCGAAGACTGGGTCGGTGCGGCTGTCTTCCGGTGATGTCGCCCTGCTGACGGGCCCGGCCCGGGAGTCACGCCACGGCGTGGACAGGATCCTGCCAGGCACATCGACCCTGCTGGACGCGCCGGGCCGGATCAACCTGACCCTGCGGCGGGTGACGGTACCTTGA
- a CDS encoding adenylate/guanylate cyclase domain-containing protein, giving the protein MLRRLRLITGLTLFVYIATHTFPLILGNHSLAVMEAIRPYWHAPWETWLGQLTLYGALLTHMSLGLYAIYRRRRWSGIPRGEAIQLLFGLSVPALLALHLVSTRIAALQYGIEPSYPWIMAIYLKYDPVAGWRQATVFLVAWTHGCMGLYYWLRLKPSWPNVRFGLYTASLLWPALAMTGFYKAGSEAAELTIDPGWVDMVLRYVGNLDRAAQADLYRIEDWILIGLGTLLLGALAARWLRQQHEKRRGMVTLRYEDGREYRFNQGLTILEASRECRYPHASVCGGRGRCSTCRVRVRHGMDLLPPASDAERRVLRRVRAADDVRLACQAIPAPGRLEVTPLLPPNATAKQGHPRSAMLEGKEATIAVMFCDLRGFTRLSEDRLPYDTVFLLNRYFDAMGRAIEESGGHLDKFIGDGIMALFGIEQGEETGCRNALTAARRMAERLKSLNDGLSQDLDEPLRIGIGIHVGTVIVGEMGYGRATQLTAIGDAVNTASRLEATTKEFSAQLVASRAVFRAAGVAYRDRDWGEHEIQIRGRARPIHVVAVTDATTLDGEAAEA; this is encoded by the coding sequence ATGCTGCGCCGCCTTCGCCTGATCACCGGACTGACGCTGTTCGTCTATATCGCGACCCATACCTTTCCGCTGATCCTGGGCAATCACTCGCTGGCGGTGATGGAGGCGATCCGCCCCTACTGGCACGCCCCGTGGGAAACCTGGCTGGGCCAGCTGACGCTCTATGGCGCCCTTCTGACCCATATGTCCCTGGGTCTCTACGCCATCTACCGGCGCCGGCGCTGGAGCGGTATTCCCCGGGGCGAGGCCATCCAGCTGCTGTTCGGCCTGTCTGTGCCGGCCCTGCTGGCGCTTCATCTGGTCAGCACGCGGATCGCCGCCCTGCAGTACGGGATCGAGCCGTCCTATCCCTGGATCATGGCGATCTATCTGAAATACGACCCTGTTGCCGGCTGGCGGCAGGCGACGGTGTTTCTGGTCGCCTGGACCCATGGCTGCATGGGGCTCTACTACTGGCTGCGCCTGAAGCCGAGCTGGCCGAACGTCCGGTTCGGCCTCTACACCGCATCCCTGTTGTGGCCCGCGCTGGCCATGACCGGATTCTACAAGGCGGGCAGCGAGGCGGCGGAACTGACCATCGATCCGGGCTGGGTCGACATGGTGCTGCGCTATGTCGGCAATCTGGACCGCGCGGCCCAGGCCGATCTGTATCGGATCGAGGACTGGATCCTGATCGGGCTGGGGACCCTGCTGCTGGGCGCGCTGGCGGCAAGATGGCTGCGTCAACAGCATGAGAAGCGGCGCGGCATGGTGACCCTGCGCTATGAGGATGGGCGCGAATATCGCTTCAATCAGGGCCTGACGATCCTGGAGGCCAGCCGGGAATGCCGCTATCCCCATGCCAGCGTATGCGGTGGGCGCGGCCGATGTTCGACCTGCCGGGTGCGAGTGCGCCACGGCATGGACCTGCTGCCCCCGGCCAGCGACGCCGAAAGGCGCGTCCTGCGCCGGGTGCGTGCGGCGGACGATGTGCGTCTGGCCTGTCAGGCGATCCCCGCACCGGGGCGACTTGAGGTCACGCCGCTGCTGCCGCCGAACGCCACCGCGAAACAGGGCCACCCCCGGTCCGCCATGCTGGAAGGCAAGGAAGCGACCATCGCGGTCATGTTCTGCGACCTGCGCGGGTTCACACGGCTCAGTGAGGATCGTCTGCCCTATGACACGGTGTTTCTGCTGAACCGGTATTTCGATGCGATGGGCCGGGCAATCGAGGAAAGCGGCGGGCATCTCGACAAGTTCATCGGCGACGGCATCATGGCGCTGTTCGGCATCGAACAGGGGGAGGAAACCGGTTGCCGCAACGCCCTCACCGCCGCGCGGCGCATGGCGGAGCGACTCAAATCCCTGAATGACGGCCTGTCCCAGGATCTCGACGAACCCCTGCGCATCGGCATCGGCATACATGTCGGAACCGTGATCGTCGGCGAAATGGGCTACGGCCGGGCGACCCAGCTGACCGCCATCGGCGACGCGGTCAACACGGCCAGCCGACTGGAAGCCACGACAAAGGAGTTTTCGGCCCAGCTGGTGGCATCGCGGGCGGTCTTTCGGGCCGCCGGGGTTGCGTATCGCGACCGCGACTGGGGGGAGCACGAAATCCAGATCCGTGGTCGTGCACGGCCGATCCATGTCGTTGCGGTCACCGATGCGACGACCCTGGATGGCGAAGCGGCAGAGGCCTGA
- a CDS encoding caspase family protein, with the protein MRTGAGRKLGLGMVAILLSLTVAAGAHADRRMALVIGNSDYAIGPLKNPVNDAALMVAVLEEAGFEVTHAENLAYRDLQRTVVAFGLALRSAGPDAVGMVYYAGHAVQSDGVNYLIPVDADIQDELDLQISTLAVPTMMSALDKAGNRLNLVVLDACRNNPFAALDRSASRGLAKIEAASGTLLAYSTAPGAVAADGTGRNSPYTAALARAMRTPGLPVEQVFKRVRIEVMEKTGERQVPWESSSLTGDFVFIDALPETVVDTTPPPPDNTAEIQLWTSIAVAEDPDVFRGYLEAYPNGLFSNIARQRIATLEAQRQQSAALSARREREAEARTAWAAVKDSDDAALLRSIAERFGDTVYGELAQVKLEALEKPPAAAPVPSSVPQVAALTPQATSPQTTLPAPPGNPVDGTYLVRTELRTRQASSANHICKQSSLEGRIVITDGRIDADINESGANDHFSLDGKVAADGTGTITVAFRDWFGINRTKNRVKRQQDGSFALDFYVSGSNCSGRIYLTRAD; encoded by the coding sequence ATGCGAACTGGCGCTGGACGGAAGTTGGGGCTCGGCATGGTCGCAATTCTGCTGTCCCTGACGGTCGCGGCCGGGGCCCATGCCGATCGCCGGATGGCGCTTGTGATTGGCAATTCCGACTATGCCATCGGCCCCCTCAAGAATCCGGTGAACGATGCCGCCTTGATGGTCGCTGTCCTGGAGGAAGCCGGGTTCGAGGTCACCCATGCGGAGAATCTGGCATATCGCGATCTGCAGCGCACCGTGGTCGCTTTTGGTCTGGCCCTCCGCAGCGCAGGTCCGGATGCGGTCGGCATGGTCTATTACGCCGGCCATGCCGTTCAGTCGGACGGCGTGAACTACCTTATTCCTGTCGACGCGGATATTCAGGATGAGCTGGATCTGCAAATCTCGACCCTGGCCGTCCCGACGATGATGTCCGCCCTCGATAAGGCTGGAAACCGATTGAACCTGGTCGTCCTGGACGCCTGCCGGAACAATCCGTTCGCGGCCCTCGATCGGTCGGCCAGCCGCGGCCTGGCCAAGATCGAGGCGGCGTCGGGCACGCTGCTGGCCTATTCGACAGCGCCCGGTGCCGTAGCCGCCGACGGGACGGGACGCAATTCACCTTATACCGCCGCCCTGGCACGGGCCATGCGCACGCCGGGCCTGCCGGTGGAACAGGTCTTCAAGCGCGTCCGCATCGAAGTGATGGAAAAGACCGGCGAACGCCAGGTGCCCTGGGAAAGCTCGTCCCTTACCGGTGACTTCGTCTTCATCGATGCGCTGCCGGAAACCGTGGTCGACACCACGCCGCCGCCCCCCGACAACACCGCTGAAATCCAACTCTGGACATCGATTGCGGTGGCGGAGGACCCGGACGTCTTCCGCGGCTATCTGGAGGCTTACCCGAACGGCCTGTTCAGCAACATCGCGCGGCAGCGGATTGCCACATTGGAGGCTCAACGGCAGCAGTCTGCCGCGCTCAGCGCACGGCGGGAACGCGAAGCCGAAGCCAGAACCGCCTGGGCGGCGGTAAAGGACAGTGACGACGCGGCGCTGCTGCGTTCCATTGCCGAGCGGTTCGGCGACACCGTTTATGGCGAACTCGCCCAGGTCAAGCTAGAGGCACTCGAAAAGCCGCCGGCGGCGGCGCCCGTCCCATCGTCCGTCCCACAGGTGGCGGCGTTAACGCCGCAGGCGACGTCGCCGCAAACCACCCTGCCGGCTCCCCCCGGCAATCCGGTCGACGGCACCTATCTGGTCCGCACGGAACTGCGTACGCGACAGGCATCATCCGCCAACCACATCTGCAAACAATCGTCATTGGAGGGCCGGATCGTGATCACCGACGGCCGGATCGACGCCGATATCAACGAATCCGGGGCGAACGACCACTTCTCCCTCGACGGAAAGGTGGCGGCGGACGGAACCGGCACGATCACAGTGGCCTTTCGGGACTGGTTCGGGATCAACCGCACGAAGAACCGGGTAAAGCGGCAGCAGGACGGATCATTTGCCCTGGATTTCTACGTCAGCGGCAGCAATTGCAGCGGCCGCATCTATCTGACGCGCGCGGACTAG
- a CDS encoding HNH endonuclease signature motif containing protein, with protein MFGDFKVGETYNRRADIHALFRGQQQGGIATPAKHPVIFAFTGSSGAQHGYADGWTDHGVFRYFGEGQEGNMRWKGGNKAIRDHVPDGKDLLLFETLGGGQVRCMGQFVAAGHEWVEAPDRRNAPRQAIVFNLVPLERIGEGEADLEELPTDLLELRRRATDAATGGGAGKPSDAKRSCYTRSAIVKAYVLSRAKGVCESCGRPAPFKTQKGAPYLEPHHIRRLSDGGPDHPSYVGAVCPNCHREIHYGQNGMLLNAKLADSVQAAEALLEQSGSSDE; from the coding sequence ATGTTCGGAGATTTCAAAGTAGGTGAGACCTATAATAGACGAGCGGACATACATGCGTTGTTTCGCGGTCAGCAGCAGGGTGGGATTGCAACGCCAGCGAAACATCCTGTGATTTTCGCCTTCACAGGCAGCAGCGGTGCTCAGCATGGCTATGCCGACGGTTGGACGGATCACGGAGTCTTTCGCTATTTTGGTGAAGGGCAAGAAGGCAACATGCGCTGGAAGGGAGGGAACAAAGCAATCCGCGACCACGTTCCAGATGGCAAGGACCTGCTCCTTTTTGAGACGCTTGGGGGCGGACAGGTCCGTTGTATGGGTCAATTCGTGGCTGCCGGTCATGAGTGGGTTGAAGCCCCTGACCGTCGTAATGCGCCCCGACAGGCGATAGTATTCAACCTGGTTCCTCTCGAGCGCATTGGCGAGGGTGAGGCTGATCTGGAAGAGTTGCCAACTGACTTGCTGGAACTGCGTCGAAGGGCCACCGATGCCGCTACGGGTGGCGGCGCCGGCAAGCCATCAGATGCTAAGCGTAGTTGCTACACCCGTAGCGCCATCGTCAAAGCCTATGTTCTCTCCCGAGCAAAGGGAGTCTGCGAGTCTTGTGGTCGTCCAGCTCCGTTCAAGACGCAGAAGGGTGCCCCTTACCTTGAACCGCATCACATCCGGCGGCTGAGCGACGGTGGCCCTGATCACCCGAGCTACGTGGGAGCCGTATGCCCCAACTGCCATCGGGAGATCCACTACGGCCAAAATGGTATGTTGCTCAACGCGAAGCTCGCGGACTCCGTACAGGCAGCGGAGGCCCTTCTTGAGCAATCCGGTTCATCCGATGAGTAG
- a CDS encoding sigma-70 family RNA polymerase sigma factor has translation MTETAHARRGEREEPDWSEFRTRLAQFVRRHVGPAEVEEVTGDVLLRLVRHQDALTGARNPVAYMHGVARNAITDLYRRRAAERRATEGAALLELASDAPVNVEMAPSEALATCLVPLIRGLPERYAEALMLTEIEGMSRDAAAARLGLSQSGIKSRVQRGRRLLKHALLRCCKVETNARGDILDYRPVDARQCGCSQS, from the coding sequence GTGACCGAGACCGCACATGCCCGTCGCGGCGAACGCGAAGAACCGGACTGGTCGGAATTCAGGACCCGGCTGGCGCAGTTTGTCCGCCGCCATGTCGGCCCGGCCGAGGTGGAGGAAGTGACGGGCGACGTTCTGCTTCGGCTGGTCCGGCATCAGGACGCCCTGACCGGGGCGCGAAACCCGGTCGCCTATATGCATGGCGTCGCCCGCAACGCGATCACGGACCTGTACCGCCGCCGCGCCGCCGAACGCCGGGCCACCGAAGGCGCGGCGCTTCTGGAACTCGCCTCCGACGCACCCGTCAATGTCGAAATGGCGCCGTCGGAAGCGCTGGCGACCTGCCTTGTCCCGCTGATCCGCGGCCTGCCGGAACGCTACGCCGAAGCCCTCATGCTGACGGAGATCGAGGGGATGAGCCGGGACGCGGCGGCGGCGCGGCTCGGCCTCTCTCAATCCGGGATCAAGTCCCGTGTGCAGCGCGGCCGCAGGCTGCTCAAACACGCCCTGTTGCGCTGCTGCAAGGTCGAAACCAATGCCCGCGGCGACATCCTCGACTATCGACCGGTCGACGCCCGGCAATGCGGTTGCAGCCAGTCCTGA
- a CDS encoding magnesium chelatase domain-containing protein, producing MVAHVTTVAFQGVETMPIDVQVQLTSGLPAFNVVGLPDKAVAESRERVRGALAAIGLAQPPKRITVNLSPADVLKEGSHYDLPIALGLLLAMEAIPSDALDGHLALGELGLDGRIAPVAGVLPAAMAAVGMDKALICPASQGGEAAWAGEMDIAAAPDLIALINHLNGSQVMPVPEPKLAPPMQDPPDLADIKGQETAKRVLEVAAAGGHNLFILYLQYPAFRCGLSLGRVVAWSSKVNEGGRCSEISK from the coding sequence ATGGTCGCACATGTCACAACCGTTGCCTTCCAGGGCGTCGAAACGATGCCGATCGACGTCCAGGTCCAGCTGACCTCGGGCCTACCGGCCTTCAACGTGGTCGGGCTGCCCGACAAGGCCGTGGCCGAAAGCCGGGAACGGGTGCGTGGTGCGCTGGCGGCCATCGGTCTGGCCCAGCCGCCGAAGCGGATCACGGTCAACCTGTCGCCGGCCGATGTCCTGAAGGAGGGCAGTCACTACGACCTGCCCATCGCGCTGGGCCTGCTGCTGGCGATGGAGGCGATTCCCAGCGACGCGCTGGACGGTCATCTGGCGCTGGGGGAACTGGGTCTGGACGGCCGCATCGCGCCGGTCGCCGGGGTACTGCCCGCGGCCATGGCGGCGGTCGGCATGGACAAGGCATTGATCTGCCCGGCCAGCCAGGGCGGCGAGGCCGCCTGGGCGGGTGAGATGGACATCGCCGCCGCGCCGGACCTGATTGCCCTAATCAACCATCTGAACGGCAGCCAGGTCATGCCGGTGCCGGAACCGAAACTGGCCCCGCCGATGCAGGACCCGCCGGACCTCGCCGATATCAAGGGGCAGGAAACCGCCAAGCGGGTGCTGGAAGTCGCGGCGGCGGGCGGTCACAACCTGTTCATATTATATCTCCAATACCCGGCCTTTCGCTGCGGTTTGTCCTTGGGTAGAGTTGTTGCCTGGTCGTCAAAGGTAAACGAGGGAGGGAGATGTTCGGAGATTTCAAAGTAG
- a CDS encoding GAF domain-containing protein produces the protein MDSLEQKRLQALRDLNVLDTGPSPELDRITGLASRIFGAPIALVSLVDENRQWFKSRCGLDATETPREWAFCDHAIRSADVMEVLDARADPRFRENPLVTGPPDIRYYCGAPLITQDGDRLGTLCIIDDKPRGEAMSQGKRLLLSELAGQAIREIERLNAAEPAVAAAVGT, from the coding sequence GTGGATTCGCTTGAACAGAAGAGATTGCAGGCGCTGCGGGACCTGAATGTCCTGGATACCGGCCCTTCGCCGGAGCTTGACCGGATCACCGGCCTGGCGTCGCGTATTTTCGGCGCCCCCATCGCGCTGGTGTCCCTGGTCGATGAGAACCGGCAATGGTTCAAGTCCCGCTGCGGTCTGGACGCCACGGAGACGCCAAGGGAATGGGCTTTCTGCGATCATGCGATCCGCAGCGCCGACGTGATGGAGGTTCTGGACGCCCGGGCAGACCCGCGCTTCCGGGAGAACCCGCTTGTCACCGGACCGCCCGACATCCGCTACTATTGCGGCGCGCCGCTGATCACACAGGACGGGGACCGGCTCGGCACCCTGTGCATCATCGACGACAAACCGCGTGGGGAAGCCATGTCGCAGGGCAAGCGCCTGTTGCTGTCGGAACTGGCCGGCCAGGCGATCCGCGAGATCGAGCGGCTGAACGCGGCCGAGCCGGCTGTCGCAGCCGCGGTCGGGACCTAG
- a CDS encoding acyl--CoA ligase, producing the protein MVQAAGTVGDLIDRATGRNPEAPAIGAPERDDLSFGALQDQLTRCGAALAGAGIGPGDRVAIVLPNGPAMASCFLAVATHACAAPLNPAYREDEFDFYISDLGAKALIVAEGSDTPAIAVAERHGARILTLAEPPAGPAGAFTLNTGAPEGTARRAAPGDTALVLHTSGTTSRPKIVPLSGANICASAAHIGATLALKPADRCLNIMPLFHIHGLIAAVLSSVAAGGSVHCAPGFNALKVFQWLEQVNPTWYTAVPTMHQAILGRAARNPDIVSKLQLRLIRSSSSSLPPQVMTDLEATFGCPVIESYGMTEAAHQMASSPLPPGARKPGCVGLPAGPEVRIMDPDGGFVAQGGEGEIVIRGPNVTAGYENNPKANAESFPPDPDGQGGVWFRTGDQGRLDEDGYLWITGRLKEIINRGGEKIAPREVDEVLMDHPAVAQAVTFAMPHDKLGEEVACAIVLKEGAAAADQELKDFAAQRLADFKVPRRILIVEEIPKGATGKLQRIGLAEKLGLV; encoded by the coding sequence ATGGTGCAGGCGGCAGGGACGGTCGGTGATCTGATCGACAGGGCAACAGGCAGGAATCCGGAGGCGCCGGCAATCGGCGCACCGGAGCGGGACGATCTGTCTTTCGGGGCCCTGCAGGATCAGCTCACACGCTGCGGCGCGGCACTGGCCGGGGCCGGGATCGGACCGGGGGACCGTGTCGCCATCGTGCTGCCCAACGGGCCTGCCATGGCGAGTTGCTTTCTGGCCGTCGCGACCCATGCCTGCGCCGCCCCGCTAAACCCCGCCTATCGCGAGGACGAATTCGATTTCTACATCTCCGACCTGGGCGCAAAGGCGCTGATCGTCGCCGAAGGGTCGGATACGCCCGCCATCGCCGTCGCCGAACGCCACGGCGCCAGGATCCTGACCCTGGCCGAACCACCCGCCGGGCCCGCCGGCGCCTTTACCCTGAATACCGGCGCACCGGAGGGCACTGCACGCCGCGCCGCGCCGGGTGATACGGCGCTGGTCCTGCATACGTCCGGCACGACATCCCGACCGAAGATCGTGCCGTTGAGCGGCGCCAATATCTGCGCTTCCGCCGCGCATATCGGCGCCACACTGGCCCTGAAACCGGCGGATCGATGCCTCAACATCATGCCGCTGTTTCATATTCACGGGCTGATTGCAGCGGTTCTGAGCTCCGTCGCGGCGGGCGGGTCGGTACATTGCGCGCCCGGGTTCAACGCGTTGAAGGTCTTTCAGTGGCTGGAACAGGTGAATCCGACCTGGTACACGGCGGTCCCGACCATGCATCAGGCAATCCTGGGCCGCGCGGCCCGCAATCCCGATATCGTTTCGAAACTGCAACTACGTCTGATCCGGTCCTCCAGCTCGTCGCTGCCGCCACAGGTGATGACGGATCTGGAAGCGACCTTCGGCTGTCCGGTGATTGAAAGCTACGGCATGACGGAGGCCGCCCATCAGATGGCGTCCAGCCCGCTGCCGCCCGGCGCGCGCAAGCCGGGCTGTGTCGGCCTGCCGGCGGGGCCGGAGGTCCGCATCATGGATCCGGATGGCGGTTTCGTCGCGCAGGGCGGCGAAGGCGAGATCGTGATCCGCGGGCCGAACGTCACCGCCGGATACGAAAACAATCCCAAGGCCAACGCGGAAAGCTTCCCGCCCGATCCGGATGGTCAGGGCGGGGTCTGGTTTCGCACCGGCGATCAGGGCCGGCTGGACGAGGACGGTTATCTCTGGATCACCGGGCGCCTGAAGGAGATCATCAACCGTGGCGGTGAAAAGATCGCCCCGCGCGAGGTCGACGAGGTGCTGATGGACCACCCTGCCGTTGCCCAGGCCGTCACCTTCGCCATGCCCCATGACAAGCTGGGTGAGGAAGTAGCCTGCGCCATCGTCCTGAAGGAAGGAGCGGCGGCGGCGGATCAGGAGCTGAAGGATTTCGCGGCGCAGCGGCTGGCGGATTTCAAGGTCCCGCGCCGCATCCTGATCGTCGAAGAGATTCCGAAAGGCGCGACCGGCAAGCTGCAACGCATCGGCCTGGCCGAGAAGCTGGGACTGGTCTAG
- a CDS encoding ArsI/CadI family heavy metal resistance metalloenzyme produces the protein MRLQLALNVSDIDAAVAYYSRLFGTEPHKRRPGYANFAIDDPALKLVLFEAADAPEHLNHIGVEVLDPADMPVVRERLSGNGILNRVVDQSTCCHATQDKLWSDGPDGLNWEWYIITDDQPMARPNDKTCCA, from the coding sequence ATGAGACTGCAACTGGCCCTGAATGTTTCGGACATCGATGCGGCGGTGGCGTATTACAGCCGCCTGTTCGGGACGGAACCGCACAAGAGACGACCCGGCTATGCCAATTTCGCGATCGACGATCCGGCACTGAAGCTGGTTCTGTTCGAAGCGGCGGATGCGCCGGAACACCTCAACCATATCGGCGTCGAAGTCCTGGATCCGGCGGACATGCCCGTGGTTCGGGAGCGGCTGTCCGGAAACGGCATCCTGAACCGCGTGGTCGATCAGTCGACCTGTTGTCACGCGACCCAGGACAAGCTGTGGTCCGACGGGCCGGACGGGCTGAACTGGGAATGGTATATTATCACCGACGATCAGCCGATGGCCCGGCCCAATGACAAAACCTGCTGTGCCTGA